In Bombus pyrosoma isolate SC7728 linkage group LG2, ASM1482585v1, whole genome shotgun sequence, a genomic segment contains:
- the LOC122577167 gene encoding putative transcription factor capicua isoform X3, which produces MHPAGVTTLPASTRHISAHSLLSTVRTREVVKMLTAHSEMHEKRDPLGSGQYGAGGGGGGSLIEEKSTPEQPPPPPAPPQRDPSDPTISAKKLPKKRKFDPSELEEMDKTSNVTRTINNIVNIRAPNMPLGQSGLVQQTTLATRQSPQQQESDCYQVSSAHSVVVLPPQSTAVDYSVREESLRSRPRPATVAIDLSEWRDHRVLALRDSYYYPGVIRNVVQGEIYIEFDGERKLMRYTDILGAGRYDVIGDASPSVGQVTLDAKVCIRCPTSNNHIDAAKVFVKGTVCKILTKPKRFVVKIPREDDQSDSYVVKRADLRLVQPPWWDELEEGLEDCDSSRVEGIEHGYRNSSEPSTAVPILQLHHTSHHTSHISTHSDTGGYYRTTGTSPLMTLATSAHPATTALSNGSRPYDDLESEDDLDREDITFPSDADAKLSGSSKRSSMQSRGSTSSLVEQRSITPRSQAATPRSQAATPHRYKKGDVVATPSGVRKKFNGKQWRRLCSKEGCSKESQRRGYCSRHLSLKGSCLRGPTNTFPGGKMDGEETSRDSDTSPNYGDRRIAGRFDQDETEAANMLVSLGSSRSATPAFSSPTGQSSISPCINQSPVPPLGLNQNNVFMPISSPAHHATPLISPGAKWKHSPTQSTFLTQYQQQVIKPEPNRVVRSNRPAPTAPVPASIGTSVIRISPVSRGIPGSNLTLSWSEQSPPPRHPSVVTTIAQQQQGIILQHALTTNNGFSSHSEISEQNPQILKPSHSPHMPLSAPTPQNLTLLHKPLEQPVDYAQPQTQNQPIYVMQHQHEKKYLVIKNSMDVSAAGHINNQDDKYRPALMNHLGQLPATLHQTQCQPPQSPAVSSVHVDKLSVLQASKVATHASSHMDMQRAQPPPTSVVMTTTTEASNPPTPTSVFQHVIVQPAHLVQISKTQSSREENSKNNGVLYGNHDVPPAYQPHPPSLLNNAVRNWKKAFPWQTTVLDQSEVSPPPSALSPPLSAPPIPIGMSTPGEDGSGPGPDPITPAEEEDDDVFETEPTTPVEVEANANKRRSQSLSALHSKEPQSPLKTKDRIRRPMNAFMIFSKRHRAVVHQRHPNQDNRTVSKILGEWWYALGPEEKQKYHDLASEVKEAHFKAHPDWKWCSKDRRKSSTTSFKGSESRGKLNSTGEETDTGPPADDVPLTPRATDEITVPVTTVYNEAPTIDVINQSHTHRIMEMPLPLENTEPDLKQEEDGNASDEDQMVICEDPQPEIDLKCKDKLTDSDNDVQDDDAEKKCYTQSRFSPVSGQKREAMNVKQEVTCRPKPIKARIPSTGIETTTKYHHTSMDKGGSVSVLSSTYPYHSPVNPTGVSGFQPTGGAFITMPISPKVVKPEPVKNEQQYSTQYSMSNLVASIHENGRNMPKFTAAPVLHSQPLQSLGTILRPLTSAVPYQPSFTLTLLDNDLVAVSKPQQGSQYLGPTSPHPRMYCGFNIPISDAGNRNISSQGLVSGNKMETQSVIVSKPYSVSTTSTTSTYRGIGHSITRLAESEKGENQVGNNHAQFYVTNVKSDQERKDTVNILLPTTNDKHKQPSTPHTPHTPLSNHGSTEISTNKSYSMDETQLNDIGPSKGPFMLAPTPAQLGRAPLQRRQSMAMPPTSTAGDHGPLVSQHCDNRPQTNTSQATEQIQQQQNFSESHASPSPSTKKGSFFKKNVEDGMDRVLEQVNFQEKFSSLPEFKPEDIQSPSAISINTAGSCGHGSVVTSGLHASNLQSSMQIQSYRKKSAQAPHRPTMNEDDIESDTSISATPKSTSSVKLTGNTFFGPDFNVDAYRTNTDLVGDVDASSPRTPKTPGGGAGNSVGIGRSENDRGHRKVLEQRRHLVMQLFQEHGYFPSTQATTTFQAKHSDIFPSKTSLQLKIREVRQKLKANSTPMSANSLVSPLPVSEPSPNITGPLTAPPTSMGAPHILPVSSSGS; this is translated from the exons ATGCACCCAGCCGGTGTCACCACCCTCCCAGCTTCAACTCGCCACATTTCAGCACACAGCCTCCTCTCGACTGTACGGACT CGTGAGGTGGTCAAAATGCTGACTGCTCATTCTGAGATGCACGAAAAACGGGATCCCCTTGGAAGCGGACAATATGGAGCAGGCGGGGGTGGTGGAGGCAGtttgatcgaagaaaaatctaCTCCGGAACAGCCACCCCCGCCGCCGGCGCCTCCTCAGCGGGATCCATCGGATCCAACTATCAGTGCTAAGAAACTTccaaagaaacgaaagtttGATCCATCGGAGCTCGAGGAGATGGATAAAACCAGCAATGTAACGAGaaccataaataatatagtgaACATACGGGCACCGAATATGCCACTCGGTCAATCAGGTTTAGTTCAGCAGACAACCTTAGCAACTCGGCAATCGCCGCAGCAGCAAGAATCCGATTGCTATCAG GTATCCTCGGCACATTCGGTGGTAGTTTTACCGCCTCAAAGTACAGCAGTGGATTATTCTGTTCGAGAGGAATCTTTACGTTCTCGTCCTCGGCCTGCTACTGTTGCTATTGATCTCAGTGAGTGGCGCGACCACAGAGTGTTAGCTTTAAGGGATTCATATTATTATCCAGGTGTTATTCGTAATGTTGTTCAAGGAGAAATTTACATAGAGTTTGACGGGGAAAGAAAACTAATGCGTTACACTGACATTTTGGGCGCGGGGAGGTACGATGTGATAGGTGATGCGAGCCCTTCGGTTGGCCAAGTGACTTTAGATGCGAAAGTTTGTATTAGGTGTCCAACGTCAAACAATCATATCGATGCTGCTAAAGTGTTTGTAAAAGGGACAGTGTGCAAAATTTTAACCAAACCTAAGCGTTTTGTTGTTAAAATACCAAGGGAAGATGATCAGAGTGATAGTTATGTTGTGAAACGTGCGGATCTACGGTTAGTGCAACCCCCATGGTGGGACGAGCTAGAAGAAGGATTGGAAGACTGTGATTCTTCGAGGGTCGAAGGAATTG AACATGGCTATCGAAATTCTTCAGAACCTTCAACAGCAGTGCCAATTTTGCAACTTCATCACACTTCTCATCATACATCTCATATATCAACTCATAGCGACACAGGTGGTTATTACAGAACTACTGGTACTAGCCCTCTCATGACTCTAGCCACCTCTGCACATCCTGCCACTACAGCATTAAGTAATGGAAGTCGACCGTATGATGATTTAGAAAGCGAAGATGACTTGGATAGGGAAGATATTACATTCCCTTCGGATGCAG ATGCAAAATTGTCAGGCAGCAGTAAAAGAAGCAGCATGCAAAGTCGGGGAAGTACCAGTAGTTTAGTCGAGCAACGCAGTATAACTCCTCGTTCTCAAGCAGCCACGCCCAg ATCTCAGGCGGCAACGCCACATAGATATAAAAAAGGTGATGTAGTGGCTACACCAAGTGGAGTTAGAAAAAAGTTCAACGGTAAACAATGGCGCAGACTCTGTAGTAAAGAGGGATGTTCTAAAGAAAGTCAACGAAGGGGATACTGTTCTCGTCATCTTAGTTTGAAAGGTTCTTGTCTTAGAGGTCCAACCAATACTTTCCCTGG TGGTAAGATGGATGGTGAGGAAACATCTAGAGATTCTGACACTTCTCCAAATTATGGAGATAGAAGAATTGCTGGTCGATTTGATCAAGACGAAACTGAAGCTGCTAATATGCTAG tttccTTGGGAAGTTCTAGATCAGCAACACCAGCCTTTTCCTCGCCAACTGGACAATCTTCTATATCTCCTTGTATCAATCAGTCTCCAGTACCACCTTTGGGACTGAATCAAAACAATGTGTTTATGCCTATTTCAAGTCCTGCTCATCATGCAACTCCATTAATTTCACCTGGTGCAAAATGGAAACATTCACCTACTCAATCTACTTTCCTTACTCAGTATCAGCAGCAGGTGATAAAACCTGAACCTAATCGGGTGGTTAGATCAAATCGACCAGCTCCGACTGCCCCAGTCCCTGCTAGTATAGGAACAAGCGTGATAAGAATCTCTCCTGTGAGTCGTGGAATACCTGGATCTAATTTAACTTTGTCATGGTCGGAACAAAGCCCACCACCACGGCATCCATCAGTTGTGACGACTATAGCTCAACAACAGCAAGGCATCATTCTTCAGCATGCACTCACAACAAACAATGGCTTTTCCAGTCACTCTGAAATATCTGAACAAAATCCGCAAATATTGAAACCATCTCATTCGCCTCATATGCCACTGTCTGCACCAACACCACAAAACTTGACTCTTTTGCATAAGCCTTTAGAACAACCAGTTGATTATGCTCAACCACAAACGCAAAATCAACCAATATATGTAATGCAACATCAACACGAAAAAAAGTATCTTGTGATCAAAAATAGTATGGATGTGTCTGCAGCAGGCCATATAAACAACCAAGATGATAAATATAGACCAGCATTAATGAATCACTTAGGTCAGCTTCCAGCAACGTTACATCAAACGCAATGCCAACCTCCACAGTCACCTGCTGTTTCGTCCGTCCATGTTGATAAATTATCCGTTTTACAA GCGAGTAAAGTAGCTACACATGCCTCCTCTCATATGGATATGCAGAGAGCGCAACCACCACCTACGAGCGTTGTGATGACAACCACTACTGAAGCTTCAAACCCGCCTACCCCAACAAGTGTCTTCCAGCATGTAATTGTACAACCCGCGCACTTGgtacaaatttctaaaacacAATCATCTAGggaagaaaattctaaaaataatggAGTTCTGT ATGGCAACCATGACGTACCTCCTGCATACCAGCCCCATCCCCCATCATTACTGAACAATGCAGTGCGCAACTGGAAAAAAG CTTTCCCTTGGCAGACAACGGTACTGGATCAGTCAGAAGTAAGTCCTCCACCATCTGCATTAAGTCCACCTTTGAGCGCGCCTCCAATTCCAATTGGCATGAGTACGCCTGGTGAAGATGGATCTGGGCCGGGTCCGGATCCTATAACTCCCgctgaagaagaagatgacGATGTTTTTGAAACAGAACCGACAACTCCCGTAGAAGTTGAGGCTAATGCTAATAAAAGACGCAGTCAGTCTCTTAGTGCATTGCATTCTAAAGAGCCTCAGAGTCCACTTAAA acTAAAGACAGAATACGCCGACCGATGAACGCATTTATGATTTTTTCTAAACGACATCGTGCAGTGGTGCATCAAAGACATCCGAACCAAGATAATCGTACTGTGTCCAAGATATTGGGAGAGTGGTGGTATGCTTTAGGTCcggaagaaaaacaaaaatatcatgATCTTGCATCGGAGGTGAAAGAAGCGCATTTTAAAGCGCATCCAGATTGGAAATGGTGTAGCAAAGATAGACGGAAATCTTCAACGACAAGTTTCAAAGGTAGCGAATCCCGAGGGAAATTGAACAGCACTGGGGAAGAAACAGACACGGGACCACCGGCAGACGATGTACCATTAACGCCAAGAGCTACAGACGAAATTACTGTTCCCGTTACTACTGTATACAATGAAGCTCCCACGAtcgat GTTATCAATCAGTCGCATACTCATAGGATAATGGAAATGCCTCTGCCACTTGAAAATACAGAACCTGATTTAAAACAGGAGGAAGATGGTAATGCATCAGACGAAGATCAAATGGTAATCTGCGAAGATCCACAACCTGAAATAGATTTAAAGTGCAAAGATAAACTAACAGATAGCGATAATGACGTACAAGATGACGATgctgaaaaaaaatgttacacaCAATCACGGTTTTCACCTGTAAGCGGTCAGAAGAGGGAAGCAATGAATGTTAAACAAGAAGTAACCTGTAGACCTAAACCGATAAAAG CACGAATACCTTCAACAGGTATTGAGACAACAACAAAGTATCATCATACTTCTATGGATAAAGGAGGAAGCGTTTCGGTTCTATCCAGCACATATCCTTATCATAGCCCCGTCAATCCGACTGGAGTATCAGGTTTTCAACCTACTGGTGGGGCTTTTATTACCATGCCAATATCTCCAAAAGTTGTTAAACCAGAACCAGTGAAAAATGAACAACAATATAGTACCCAATATAGTATGAGCAATTTGGTGGCAAGCATTCATgagaatggaagaaatatgCCTAAATTTACGGCTGCTCCGGTATTACATTCC CAGCCGTTGCAGTCTTTAGGCACTATTCTTCGCCCCCTTACTTCAGCTGTCCCTTATCAACCATCGTTCACTCTAACATTGCTCGATAACGATTTGGTGGCTGTTTCCAAACCGCAGCAGGGATCGCAGTATCTTGGTCCAACATCACCTCATCCCCGGATGTACTGTGGATTCAATATACCAATCTCTG ACGCTGGCAATCGCAACATATCCTCACAAGGTTTAGTTTCTGGTAATAAGATGGAAACCCAAAGTGTCATAGTGAGCAAACCATACTCGGTTTCAACAACTTCTACTACGTCAACTTATCGAGGAATTGGTCATTCAATAACACGTCTTGCAGAATCAGAAAAAGGTGAAAATCAAGTAGGGAATAATCATGCCCAGTTTTATG TAACCAATGTAAAGTCTGATcaggaaagaaaagatacaGTGAATATTCTTCTGCCTACTACGAATGATAAACATAAACAACCATCTACTCCACATACTCCCCATACACCACTCAGTAACCATGGTAGTACTGAAATTTCCACAAATAAATCATATTCCATGGATGAAACACAGCTTAATGATATAGGCCCAAGTAAGGGTCCTTTTATGCTTGCTCCAACTCCAGCACAGCTTGGCCGAGCACCGTTACAAAGGAGACAATCAATGG CAATGCCTCCCACATCAACTGCAGGAGACCATGGGCCTCTGGTGTCTCAACATTGCGACAATCGTCCACAAACGAACACATCTCAAGCGACAGAGCAGATACAGCAACAACAAAATTTCTCAGAATCTCATGCTTCCCCGTCACCATCTACTAAAAAGGGCTCTTTCTTCAAGAAAAATGTCGAAGATGGAATGGACCG AGTTCTCGAGCAAGTgaatttccaagaaaaattTTCGTCCTTACCAGAATTTAAACCAGAAGATATACAAAGTCCAAGTGCAATCAGTATCAACACAGCGGGTTCCTGTGGTCATGGTTCAGTAGTAACGTCTGGCTTGCATGCTTCAAATTTACAGTCGTCAATGCAAATACAAAGTTATCGAAAAAAATCTGCACAAGCACCTCATAGGCCCacaa TGAATGAGGACGACATCGAATCAGATACGTCAATATCTGCTACTCCAAAATCAACTTCCAGTGTCAAATTGACAGGAAACACGTTCTTTGGTCCAGATTTCAATGTTGATGCATATAGAACTAACACCGATCTAGTGGGAGATGTTGATGCTAGCTCTCCTAGGACACCAAAAACGCCTGGAGGAGGTGCTGGAAACTCTGTAGGAATTGGCAGGAGCGAAAATGACCGGGGTCATAGGAAAGTACTAGAGCAACGTCGACACCTTGTAATGCAATTATTTCAAGAACACGGTTACTTTCCTTCAACGCAAGCTACTACAACTTTTCAAGCAAAACATTCAGATATATTTCCTAGTAAGACAAGTTTGCAATTAAAGATTAGAGAGGTCAGgcaaaaattaaaagctaACTCAACACCTATGAGTGCTAACAGTCTAGTGAGTCCACTACCTGTCTCTGAACCTTCACCTAACATAACTg GACCATTGACTGCTCCCCCTACGTCGATGGGAGCTCCACATATACTGCCTGTAAGCAGTAGTGGTAGCTAG